The following proteins come from a genomic window of Nostoc sp. ATCC 53789:
- a CDS encoding nitroreductase family protein, whose product MSSITQTQALDVPSAIAQRRSIKTFTTDPIAPELLKQLVELTVAAPSSFNIQSWQIILVQDEAQKAALSAASWNQQQIVQAPVTFVFAADPNAGEQNLLPILEQAAGTGAWNEGTVNYFKSAIPQFQAGLGDKRREYAIKDAIIAATHLVLAAESLGLSTCFMNGWVEDQVKQVIGAGDNPDLAIAVVVPVGYAAEPRLNPGRLPFSSNVSVDRIGNPYAG is encoded by the coding sequence ATGAGTTCCATCACCCAAACTCAAGCTTTAGATGTACCCAGTGCGATCGCTCAACGTCGTTCAATCAAAACTTTTACAACAGACCCCATTGCCCCAGAACTACTTAAGCAACTGGTAGAATTGACCGTGGCAGCGCCCAGCAGCTTTAATATCCAGTCCTGGCAAATTATTCTTGTGCAAGATGAGGCGCAAAAGGCAGCATTATCAGCAGCATCGTGGAATCAACAGCAAATTGTCCAAGCACCTGTAACCTTTGTATTTGCCGCCGATCCTAACGCAGGCGAACAAAACTTGCTTCCAATTCTAGAGCAAGCGGCCGGAACTGGAGCATGGAATGAAGGCACGGTAAACTACTTTAAAAGCGCCATCCCACAATTTCAAGCTGGGTTAGGCGACAAGCGACGCGAATATGCAATCAAAGATGCCATTATTGCCGCTACTCACTTGGTGTTAGCAGCAGAAAGCTTGGGATTATCCACTTGTTTTATGAACGGTTGGGTTGAGGATCAGGTAAAACAAGTGATTGGTGCTGGGGATAATCCAGATTTAGCGATCGCTGTTGTTGTTCCTGTTGGCTATGCAGCCGAACCACGCTTAAATCCAGGTCGTTTACCATTCTCCTCTAACGTCTCTGTAGACAGAATCGGTAATCCTTATGCAGGGTAG